The following are encoded in a window of Brevibacillus ruminantium genomic DNA:
- a CDS encoding AAA family ATPase encodes MKPIQLKLAGLHSYRELQVVDFEKLCEAGLFGIFGPTGSGKSTILDAITLALYGQVVRSGGASHPKEVLNQLEQRVYVSFTFELGSGAERKRYTIEREFGLNKNGNWKQPEVRLIQYAADAEEEDVVLESKATSATAAIEDLIGLTLQDFTRAVVLPQGQFSRFLTLKGSDRNEMLQRMFHLHIYGEKLSERVRAGLEATRERIYLLELEKAALGEAGPEALETARQAWEEASRHAQGFAEQRKSMEQSVRQAEQLYRWQEELKQVRLRLEEQLSWQEEAAVWEQQSQLLEASIRLWPQVQQAERLDREWYETAADLKQWQQKQEEAMLANRMAEEAYLHSQSTLHREEPLLIERKSRLIQAAEWEEELQALREEWSRWEQEWQKVGEELSVLEGQLVRDKESLELWEKERTELDAALIKAQVKPEWRELITGLREARQTWERAEQKRKELAGDLDTALDEQKKAAAELNATRQAWEKSAAQLTEAREKLAELDANPPMTDAEWQEKLDILSQIKQWGKQWREQEKALADWEKRWQEATHDKEQAWSRLQACEQSRKREEAALHEQQTAREQLRAEWEQWQESNMARMLRERLTEGEPCPVCGSAHHPLQQKDTDRVVHNTEQVSESETIRKRMREADEAIRLAEQKAKTAVEEWHAAKSADTVREERLNALRQERTGIEERVRAIHLACAACGEGWAVNGIDELLRRYQEEEQQLTRESQKRELYRTERERLQKIVDELRDREAEQKRLQERYTVLGEQLQKKVQEAQTRLDAALVQSKQEKQRLSDLRGDIAVEEIEGHWQEIGKRDRDAENLRQVRTQKEAHYQQRLAAYQEAATRQTALQSQETLLRERIGERKRLWEQKHSLWHERTGGKPAQEQLREAEETLLSLRTSLAEAEERRKQTGTIREEVQNTVVKLTETYAYLTRQRSEAAESLQKALAESGLGTVEQAVGLYSRRDQLSTLKEQLAAYQTELARLRFEEERLLRSLDGRMISEEEWQAAKLAWEEAEAGHQSAKEQVAVTRQAFTAVEQNHEKWVALQTRLDEEADEQSRLEELKKLLEGKAFVQFIAEEKLSSIARDASYHLMRMTKNRYALEIGDGGEFVLRDEGAGGMRRPVSTLSGGETFLTSLSLALALSMEIQMRGGRLEFFFLDEGFGTLDPELLEVVMDALERLRMDDFTIGVISHVPDIRVRMPRRLVITPAEPMGEGSVIRMETE; translated from the coding sequence ATGAAGCCCATTCAATTGAAGCTGGCCGGCTTGCACAGCTACCGTGAGCTGCAGGTGGTCGATTTCGAAAAACTGTGTGAAGCCGGCCTCTTTGGAATCTTCGGCCCCACGGGGAGCGGCAAGTCCACCATCCTCGATGCGATCACGCTGGCACTCTACGGGCAGGTGGTGCGTTCAGGCGGAGCGAGCCATCCCAAAGAAGTGCTGAACCAACTGGAGCAGCGTGTCTATGTGTCCTTCACCTTTGAGCTGGGGTCAGGGGCGGAGCGGAAACGCTACACCATCGAGCGGGAATTTGGCTTAAATAAAAATGGCAACTGGAAACAGCCGGAGGTGCGTCTCATCCAGTACGCAGCCGATGCGGAAGAGGAGGATGTCGTGCTGGAATCAAAGGCGACTTCCGCTACAGCGGCGATCGAGGATTTGATCGGCCTGACATTGCAGGATTTTACCAGAGCGGTTGTACTGCCGCAGGGGCAATTTTCCCGCTTCTTGACGCTGAAGGGGAGCGACCGCAATGAGATGCTCCAGCGCATGTTTCATTTACATATCTATGGAGAAAAGCTGAGTGAGCGGGTACGTGCGGGATTGGAGGCGACACGGGAACGCATTTATCTGCTGGAGCTGGAAAAGGCGGCTCTCGGGGAAGCAGGACCGGAAGCGCTGGAAACAGCCCGGCAGGCATGGGAAGAGGCTTCCCGGCATGCACAAGGCTTTGCCGAGCAGCGGAAGAGCATGGAGCAGTCTGTCCGGCAGGCAGAGCAGTTGTACCGCTGGCAGGAGGAGTTGAAGCAGGTCCGTCTGCGGCTGGAAGAACAGTTGTCGTGGCAGGAAGAGGCGGCCGTGTGGGAGCAGCAGTCGCAGCTTCTGGAAGCGAGTATCCGGCTGTGGCCGCAGGTGCAGCAAGCGGAGCGCCTGGACCGGGAATGGTACGAGACGGCAGCCGACTTGAAACAGTGGCAGCAGAAGCAGGAAGAAGCCATGCTTGCCAACAGGATGGCGGAGGAAGCCTATTTGCACAGCCAATCCACTTTGCATAGGGAAGAACCGCTCTTGATCGAGCGGAAGTCCAGATTGATCCAGGCCGCGGAGTGGGAAGAAGAACTGCAAGCGCTGCGCGAGGAATGGAGCAGATGGGAGCAAGAGTGGCAGAAGGTCGGAGAAGAGCTGTCTGTACTCGAGGGACAGCTTGTCCGTGACAAGGAATCCCTGGAGCTCTGGGAAAAAGAACGGACGGAGCTGGACGCAGCGCTGATAAAGGCGCAGGTTAAGCCAGAATGGCGGGAATTGATCACAGGTTTGCGGGAAGCCAGGCAGACCTGGGAGCGGGCGGAGCAGAAGCGCAAGGAGCTGGCTGGCGACCTGGACACAGCCTTGGACGAGCAGAAAAAGGCTGCTGCCGAGCTGAATGCCACCAGACAGGCGTGGGAGAAAAGCGCTGCCCAGCTAACAGAGGCGCGGGAAAAGCTGGCCGAGCTGGATGCCAACCCGCCGATGACGGACGCCGAGTGGCAGGAAAAGCTGGACATTTTATCCCAGATCAAGCAGTGGGGGAAACAGTGGCGGGAACAAGAGAAAGCCCTTGCCGACTGGGAGAAGAGATGGCAGGAAGCGACGCACGATAAAGAGCAGGCATGGTCCCGGCTGCAAGCCTGTGAGCAGTCCAGGAAAAGAGAAGAGGCAGCCTTGCACGAGCAGCAGACTGCACGTGAACAGCTTCGGGCCGAATGGGAGCAGTGGCAGGAGAGCAACATGGCACGCATGCTGCGTGAACGACTCACAGAGGGTGAACCGTGTCCGGTCTGCGGTTCAGCGCATCATCCTCTGCAGCAGAAGGATACGGACCGAGTCGTACATAACACAGAGCAGGTCAGCGAGAGCGAAACCATCCGCAAACGGATGCGCGAGGCGGACGAGGCGATTCGCCTGGCTGAACAGAAAGCCAAAACGGCTGTGGAAGAATGGCATGCAGCCAAGAGTGCCGATACCGTCCGGGAAGAACGGCTGAACGCCCTTCGCCAGGAGCGGACAGGGATCGAGGAGCGGGTTCGTGCCATTCACCTGGCATGTGCAGCATGCGGTGAAGGCTGGGCTGTGAACGGAATTGACGAGCTGCTGCGCAGGTATCAAGAGGAAGAACAGCAGCTCACGCGTGAATCACAAAAGCGGGAGCTGTATCGTACGGAACGGGAACGCCTGCAAAAAATCGTGGACGAGCTTCGCGACAGGGAAGCAGAACAGAAGCGTCTGCAGGAGCGGTATACAGTTCTCGGAGAACAGCTTCAGAAAAAAGTACAGGAGGCACAGACCCGGCTGGATGCCGCCCTTGTGCAGTCCAAGCAGGAGAAGCAGCGTCTGAGCGATCTGCGTGGCGACATAGCGGTCGAGGAGATCGAGGGCCACTGGCAGGAAATCGGAAAACGAGACCGCGATGCGGAAAACCTGCGGCAAGTGCGCACACAAAAGGAAGCTCATTACCAGCAAAGGCTGGCAGCGTACCAGGAGGCCGCCACGCGTCAGACCGCACTGCAGTCGCAGGAGACGCTGCTGCGCGAGCGGATCGGCGAGCGCAAACGTCTCTGGGAGCAAAAGCACAGCCTGTGGCACGAGCGCACGGGAGGAAAACCAGCGCAGGAACAGTTGCGGGAAGCAGAAGAAACCCTGCTCTCGCTGCGCACGTCTTTGGCGGAAGCGGAGGAGCGGCGCAAACAGACGGGGACTATCCGGGAAGAGGTGCAAAATACCGTCGTCAAACTGACGGAAACGTATGCCTATCTGACGAGACAGCGTTCAGAGGCGGCAGAGAGTCTGCAAAAAGCTTTGGCAGAGAGTGGTTTGGGCACGGTGGAACAGGCAGTCGGATTGTACAGCCGCCGCGATCAGCTTTCAACCTTAAAGGAACAGCTTGCGGCGTATCAGACGGAGCTTGCCCGCTTGCGGTTTGAGGAAGAGCGTCTGCTCCGTTCCCTGGACGGACGAATGATCAGCGAGGAAGAGTGGCAGGCGGCCAAGCTCGCCTGGGAAGAGGCAGAAGCAGGACACCAATCAGCCAAGGAACAGGTGGCAGTGACTCGTCAAGCATTCACGGCTGTGGAGCAGAATCACGAAAAATGGGTAGCCTTGCAGACTCGCCTCGATGAAGAAGCGGATGAGCAGAGCCGTCTGGAGGAGCTGAAAAAGCTTTTGGAGGGGAAGGCATTCGTCCAGTTTATCGCCGAGGAAAAGCTGTCTTCCATCGCGCGGGATGCCTCCTATCACCTGATGCGCATGACCAAAAATCGGTACGCGCTGGAGATCGGCGATGGCGGCGAATTTGTCCTGCGCGATGAGGGGGCCGGAGGAATGCGCAGACCGGTCAGCACGCTCTCCGGCGGAGAGACCTTTCTCACCTCGCTTTCGCTGGCGCTCGCGCTGTCGATGGAAATTCAGATGCGCGGCGGGCGCCTGGAATTCTTTTTCCTGGACGAAGGCTTCGGCACACTGGATCCAGAGCTGCTGGAGGTTGTCATGGACGCGCTGGAGAGGCTGCGCATGGATGATTTTACGATCGGGGTAATCAGCCATGTCCCGGACATCCGTGTACGCATGCCGCGCCGTCTGGTGATCACTCCGGCTGAGCCGATGGGCGAAGGCAGCGTCATACGCATGGAAACGGAATAA
- a CDS encoding exonuclease SbcCD subunit D, giving the protein MRILHTADWHFGRQLEGRDRREEQAEFIDELCRIVEEKEVHLVLVAGDVYDSVNPPAWAEELFYAALERLSDGGKRAVVVIAGNHDQPERVRAAAPLATKQGIVLLGLPKEAPLLSVDDVSAERVRVVKGGPSWMELAVPEVDHHAVILALPYPSEARLKELLSDSFTQEQLQLAFSERIKELLAELSAHFREDTVNLVTSHLFVMGGRESDSERPIQIGGALTVSPSAFPENADYVALGHLHRLQKLGEKPLIRYSGSPLGYSFSEAGQSKAVVIVEVIPGEPPQEEIVYLTSGRPLARWKATEGIAQVEKWLEEGRDAGAWIDLELHVSDVIDPAEFQRLRKLSDDFLKIQRVVVREESAEQISEQRTELSELLPDQLFRRFYERKRGAQPDEKLVALFQRLLSETGEGEERK; this is encoded by the coding sequence ATGCGAATCTTACATACAGCCGATTGGCATTTTGGCCGGCAGCTGGAGGGGCGGGACCGGCGCGAGGAACAGGCGGAGTTTATCGATGAGCTATGCCGCATTGTTGAGGAGAAAGAAGTCCATCTGGTTTTGGTTGCAGGGGACGTTTATGATTCGGTCAATCCGCCAGCTTGGGCAGAAGAGCTGTTTTACGCTGCCCTGGAACGGCTCTCTGACGGAGGGAAGCGCGCAGTTGTGGTGATTGCGGGCAACCACGATCAGCCGGAGCGCGTTCGTGCAGCGGCTCCGCTTGCGACCAAGCAGGGAATCGTTCTGTTGGGGCTGCCGAAAGAAGCGCCGCTGCTTTCAGTAGATGACGTATCTGCGGAGCGGGTGCGTGTGGTAAAGGGAGGACCGTCCTGGATGGAGCTGGCTGTCCCGGAGGTGGATCATCATGCCGTGATTCTGGCTTTGCCTTATCCCTCCGAAGCACGGCTGAAAGAGCTGTTGAGCGATAGCTTTACCCAGGAGCAGCTGCAGCTCGCCTTTTCGGAGCGGATCAAGGAGCTTCTGGCGGAGCTTTCCGCTCATTTTAGAGAGGATACGGTGAATCTGGTGACCAGCCATCTGTTCGTGATGGGTGGAAGGGAGAGCGATTCGGAGCGCCCGATCCAGATTGGCGGGGCATTGACCGTGTCCCCGTCCGCCTTCCCTGAAAATGCAGATTACGTGGCCCTCGGACACCTGCATCGTCTGCAGAAGCTGGGGGAAAAACCGCTCATCCGCTACAGCGGCTCTCCGCTCGGATACTCGTTCTCGGAAGCAGGGCAGAGCAAGGCGGTTGTGATCGTGGAGGTGATTCCCGGAGAGCCTCCTCAGGAGGAAATTGTCTATCTGACGAGCGGCAGGCCGTTAGCCAGATGGAAGGCCACAGAAGGGATCGCCCAGGTGGAAAAATGGCTGGAAGAGGGCAGAGACGCCGGAGCCTGGATTGATCTGGAGCTGCACGTCTCCGATGTGATTGATCCGGCAGAGTTTCAGCGATTGCGCAAATTAAGCGATGATTTTTTGAAAATACAGCGTGTTGTCGTGCGGGAGGAGTCGGCTGAGCAGATATCCGAGCAGCGGACGGAGCTGAGCGAGCTTTTGCCGGATCAGCTCTTCCGCCGCTTCTACGAGCGAAAACGGGGGGCGCAGCCGGACGAGAAGCTGGTGGCTCTGTTTCAGCGTCTGCTCAGTGAGACTGGCGAAGGGGAGGAGAGAAAATGA
- a CDS encoding COX15/CtaA family protein: MDKWLKRFAIASTFITFLVMIGGSLVTKTDSALGCGNDWPLCNGRWVPEYTLESMIEYMHRFVTGITGIVVLIFSIMAWRRYPRNREVRGLVMFSMFFLILESLLGASAVIWPQSSGVMALHFGFSLLAFSGVLLLSIFVLQRDKVESLVKDTVSPGFRKTIWAVAVYAYAVVYLGAYVRHTGSNLGCSDWPLCQGKLIPQLSGQTGIHFLHRVAALVLFIALAMVMVYVIRHFKEKRRDLYVAGIWAFILIVVQVLSGGWVVLSRLTLYSTIFHSAVITCLFGIICYMCLQSLKGPERTKRRS; the protein is encoded by the coding sequence ATGGATAAATGGCTGAAACGATTTGCGATCGCATCCACTTTCATTACGTTCCTTGTGATGATCGGAGGGTCTCTGGTAACCAAGACGGATTCAGCTCTGGGCTGCGGAAATGACTGGCCGCTCTGCAACGGCAGATGGGTACCCGAATATACGTTGGAATCAATGATCGAATACATGCACCGCTTCGTCACCGGAATTACCGGTATCGTGGTACTGATTTTCTCGATTATGGCTTGGCGGCGTTATCCGCGCAATCGGGAAGTACGCGGACTCGTGATGTTTAGCATGTTTTTCCTGATCCTGGAGTCATTGCTGGGGGCTTCGGCCGTGATTTGGCCACAATCCTCCGGTGTGATGGCTTTGCATTTTGGCTTTTCCCTCTTGGCTTTTAGCGGGGTCTTGCTATTGAGCATCTTCGTTCTGCAGCGGGACAAGGTCGAGAGTCTGGTGAAAGACACCGTGTCTCCCGGCTTCCGCAAAACGATCTGGGCAGTGGCCGTTTACGCCTATGCGGTAGTTTACCTGGGAGCGTATGTCAGACACACCGGCTCCAACCTGGGTTGCAGCGATTGGCCGCTCTGTCAGGGCAAGCTCATTCCGCAGCTATCGGGACAAACCGGCATTCACTTTTTGCACCGGGTGGCAGCACTTGTGCTGTTTATCGCACTTGCGATGGTGATGGTCTACGTGATTCGTCACTTTAAAGAGAAGCGCCGTGACCTGTATGTTGCCGGAATCTGGGCGTTTATTCTGATCGTGGTTCAGGTGCTTAGCGGAGGTTGGGTGGTTTTATCTCGCCTGACTCTGTACTCCACCATCTTTCACTCGGCTGTGATCACCTGCCTCTTCGGAATTATTTGTTACATGTGCTTGCAATCATTGAAAGGGCCAGAAAGAACAAAACGCCGCTCATAA
- the cyoE gene encoding heme o synthase: protein MDQQVTMQESIENDSAVQSLPAQRATWNDYVQVTKPGITLSNLMTTFAGLWLASFGHPNWLLALWTMLGTALVIMSGATLNNFYDRDLDKKMKRTQDRAIASGRISPRNALLLGIVLLLLGLFVLAYFANPLAAVWGLIGHIFYVLIYTPMKRITTLNTVVGGVSGAVPPVIGWVAVTNNMDPAAWLLFLILFLWQPPHFLALAMLKTEEYRAGNIPMLPVVKGFAETKRQMFIWGAVLLPASLLLFFYGKTGYLYLVTMAVMGVIYLVLLFKGFQTKDDLAWARKLFGYSILYLTVFCAAIVVSAMLYYF from the coding sequence GTGGACCAGCAAGTGACGATGCAGGAATCGATCGAAAATGATTCCGCTGTACAGTCCTTACCAGCACAAAGGGCCACTTGGAATGATTATGTCCAGGTCACCAAACCGGGGATTACGCTGTCCAATCTGATGACCACTTTCGCTGGTCTGTGGCTCGCTTCATTTGGTCATCCCAATTGGCTGCTTGCCCTGTGGACCATGCTTGGAACGGCTTTGGTTATCATGTCGGGCGCAACCCTGAATAACTTTTACGATCGCGATCTCGACAAGAAAATGAAGCGCACCCAGGACCGCGCGATTGCGTCTGGCCGGATCTCTCCGCGGAACGCCCTGTTGCTCGGGATTGTCCTGTTGCTCCTTGGACTTTTTGTTCTCGCTTATTTTGCCAATCCGTTGGCTGCTGTATGGGGCCTGATCGGTCATATCTTTTATGTGTTGATCTATACGCCGATGAAGCGAATTACTACCTTGAATACTGTGGTGGGTGGCGTATCGGGTGCGGTTCCCCCGGTAATCGGCTGGGTAGCGGTCACCAATAACATGGACCCGGCTGCATGGCTGCTGTTCCTGATTCTCTTCCTCTGGCAGCCGCCACATTTCCTCGCGCTGGCGATGCTGAAGACAGAGGAATACCGCGCAGGCAATATTCCGATGCTGCCGGTGGTGAAAGGATTTGCGGAAACAAAACGGCAGATGTTCATCTGGGGAGCTGTTCTTCTGCCTGCGTCTCTGCTGCTTTTCTTTTACGGAAAGACGGGCTACCTGTACCTCGTCACCATGGCAGTGATGGGTGTGATCTACCTGGTTCTGCTGTTCAAGGGATTCCAGACAAAAGACGATCTGGCCTGGGCGCGAAAGCTGTTTGGATACTCGATTCTCTATTTGACTGTTTTTTGCGCAGCAATTGTGGTCAGCGCGATGCTCTACTATTTTTGA
- a CDS encoding DUF420 domain-containing protein: MHFLLPTISTSFIATSGILVAIGWYFIRSRQTEKHIKTMKWAAICATIFFITYVSRTVFIGNTLFGGPDSVRIFYQIFLLFHIVLATVGGVMGLVTLYYGYKRRYDKHKKIGPWTSVVWFGSAVTGVTVYTLLYLIYPGGETSGVLDVIFGW, translated from the coding sequence ATGCATTTTTTACTGCCTACGATCAGTACGTCATTTATCGCTACGAGCGGGATTTTGGTAGCGATCGGCTGGTATTTTATTCGTAGCCGTCAAACCGAGAAACACATCAAGACCATGAAATGGGCGGCGATTTGTGCCACGATTTTCTTTATTACGTATGTCTCCCGTACGGTTTTTATCGGAAATACCCTGTTTGGCGGTCCAGACAGCGTCCGGATTTTCTATCAGATTTTCCTGCTTTTCCACATCGTTTTGGCGACGGTGGGTGGAGTTATGGGACTGGTCACGCTTTATTACGGTTATAAAAGAAGATACGACAAACATAAGAAAATTGGACCGTGGACGTCCGTGGTCTGGTTTGGATCTGCTGTGACAGGCGTAACGGTGTATACCCTGCTGTATCTGATTTATCCGGGCGGAGAGACATCTGGCGTTCTGGATGTCATCTTTGGCTGGTAA
- a CDS encoding cytochrome c oxidase assembly protein, producing MRDQMHDHHQLGNPVDGGIGSFSDMWSPSVILITILFLILYFALTGPLRHRFSDSSPANGKQKTSFILSMLVFYAGAGSPINFVGHHYLFSMHMLQMALLFFVLPPLLMVSIPGWLWAVIFRNQKVNAVLRFFTKPIVAAVVFNAFLSFYHVPFILDFASLNHNAMNAFHVFLFFTAFCMWWPIIAPLPHGEAQLVGLKKMAYLFANGILITPACALIIFAGEPVYNHYINAPQIFNDYTPFMDQRLGGILMKLVQEVTYGFVLAHIFKKWRQEEKQNDLPMDQQDHSLSVLSPATDQSRV from the coding sequence ATGAGGGATCAGATGCATGATCATCATCAGCTTGGAAATCCCGTTGACGGCGGGATTGGTTCATTTTCAGATATGTGGAGCCCCAGTGTAATTCTGATTACGATCTTATTTCTGATTTTGTACTTTGCACTTACTGGCCCGCTGCGTCATCGTTTTTCTGATTCCAGTCCGGCAAATGGAAAGCAGAAGACTTCGTTCATTTTAAGCATGCTCGTATTTTACGCAGGTGCAGGAAGTCCCATCAATTTTGTCGGTCACCATTACCTGTTTAGCATGCACATGCTGCAGATGGCACTATTGTTCTTTGTACTGCCTCCACTGCTGATGGTCAGCATACCGGGATGGTTGTGGGCTGTTATTTTCCGAAATCAGAAGGTAAACGCAGTGCTGCGCTTTTTCACGAAACCGATTGTAGCAGCCGTTGTGTTTAACGCGTTTCTCTCTTTTTATCACGTGCCGTTTATTCTTGATTTTGCATCGCTGAATCACAACGCGATGAATGCTTTCCATGTGTTCTTGTTCTTTACGGCTTTCTGCATGTGGTGGCCGATCATTGCTCCGCTCCCGCATGGTGAGGCTCAATTAGTTGGTTTGAAAAAAATGGCCTACTTGTTTGCAAACGGAATTCTGATTACACCGGCCTGTGCACTGATTATTTTTGCCGGTGAACCGGTTTACAATCATTACATCAATGCACCGCAAATCTTTAATGATTACACCCCGTTCATGGACCAACGTCTCGGGGGGATTCTGATGAAGCTGGTTCAGGAAGTAACGTACGGCTTTGTTCTGGCCCATATCTTTAAAAAGTGGCGCCAGGAAGAGAAGCAGAACGACTTGCCGATGGATCAGCAAGACCACTCGCTTTCTGTGCTTTCACCGGCGACAGACCAAAGCAGAGTGTAG
- a CDS encoding stalk domain-containing protein, with the protein MKRKTIRSYVVSILMCSLLTALVPFTAFGETKNNTWYRCTIDAERTDFENGKYWIQKVTYENGATTTINPVDRFTFLMINNQFIPNVNIKNENGHTLVPIRLITEELGGKAGWDAKKKTAAIDYQNKNIILQAGDKHAVINGKNVVLPIAAQIVDNSLYVPLRAVAEAFQIEISYNLGLMPFENPLISLDGRAKRVTKEEALKVASDAMKQAYTSFSKNPAYADGSDSSTKALAEIKQKIDQLAYKDESAGYWILIGPYDILVDKATGALFFKYGKKGTSVSGSYSEGITPVNVNDPEVFARDFFLG; encoded by the coding sequence ATGAAAAGGAAAACGATCAGGTCATACGTCGTGTCCATCCTGATGTGCAGCCTGCTGACAGCGCTTGTACCATTCACAGCTTTTGGAGAGACAAAAAACAATACCTGGTACCGTTGTACGATTGATGCGGAGCGTACCGACTTTGAAAACGGGAAGTATTGGATACAGAAGGTTACGTATGAGAATGGGGCGACCACTACGATTAATCCCGTCGATCGCTTTACGTTTCTGATGATCAACAACCAGTTTATTCCCAATGTGAATATCAAAAATGAAAACGGTCATACCCTGGTTCCGATCAGACTTATCACTGAGGAATTAGGGGGAAAAGCAGGATGGGACGCAAAAAAGAAAACAGCAGCCATCGACTATCAAAACAAGAACATCATCCTGCAGGCCGGGGACAAACACGCTGTCATCAACGGTAAAAATGTCGTGTTGCCCATCGCCGCTCAAATCGTTGACAACAGCCTGTACGTTCCTTTGCGAGCCGTAGCGGAAGCTTTTCAAATTGAGATCAGCTATAATCTCGGCTTGATGCCCTTTGAAAATCCGCTGATTTCGCTTGATGGCCGAGCGAAGCGGGTCACAAAGGAAGAGGCTCTCAAAGTGGCTAGCGATGCCATGAAACAGGCTTATACATCCTTCTCAAAGAACCCTGCTTACGCAGATGGCAGTGATAGCTCGACGAAGGCATTGGCTGAAATCAAACAAAAAATCGATCAGCTTGCCTACAAGGATGAGTCTGCCGGTTACTGGATTCTGATAGGACCCTATGACATTCTGGTGGATAAAGCTACAGGGGCTCTCTTTTTCAAATACGGTAAAAAAGGAACGAGCGTGAGCGGCTCCTATTCGGAAGGGATTACTCCCGTAAATGTGAATGATCCTGAGGTGTTTGCCAGAGACTTTTTCTTAGGGTGA
- a CDS encoding cytochrome C oxidase subunit IV family protein, with amino-acid sequence MGAHVHDEPRKPKVKQDGAKKHVIAFIASLVLTALAFAAVGFEVVPTGFTVPFIVGLAFVQALFQLFFWMHMDQKGHEFARISIFAGTSFILVAIIVFVFWVWW; translated from the coding sequence ATGGGAGCACATGTTCATGATGAACCGCGCAAGCCAAAGGTAAAGCAGGATGGTGCGAAAAAGCATGTGATCGCCTTTATTGCATCACTGGTTCTAACTGCACTGGCTTTTGCAGCCGTAGGCTTTGAAGTGGTGCCGACCGGTTTTACCGTTCCGTTTATCGTAGGTCTTGCCTTTGTCCAGGCGCTGTTCCAGTTGTTCTTCTGGATGCACATGGATCAAAAAGGACACGAGTTTGCACGAATTTCGATTTTTGCGGGGACATCCTTCATTTTGGTCGCAATCATCGTATTCGTATTCTGGGTTTGGTGGTAA
- a CDS encoding cytochrome (ubi)quinol oxidase subunit III, producing MATHHVSTVLPDEPEKATLEGKNKILGFWLFLGGETVLFGSLFATFIALRDQTNGGPTSQQLFDMPLVAAATLILLTSSLTSVFAILALHKHDLKKMQVWMTVTVLLGLCFLALEIYEFVHYVHMGHKMTSGAFGSAFYTLVGFHGAHVLFGIIWIATIQLQTVKKGLTVVTAPKFYLASLYWHFIDVVWVFIFTVVYLMGMIGGKVG from the coding sequence ATGGCAACTCATCACGTATCCACGGTTCTGCCTGATGAACCGGAAAAAGCCACCCTCGAAGGGAAAAATAAGATTCTCGGGTTCTGGCTCTTCCTCGGAGGAGAGACGGTCCTGTTCGGTTCTCTGTTTGCTACCTTTATCGCCTTGCGTGATCAAACAAATGGCGGGCCTACTTCCCAGCAATTGTTTGACATGCCGCTCGTAGCAGCAGCAACCCTGATTCTTTTGACCAGCTCGCTGACCAGCGTGTTTGCGATCTTGGCGCTTCACAAGCATGACCTGAAAAAAATGCAAGTATGGATGACCGTGACCGTTCTGCTGGGTCTGTGCTTCCTGGCTTTGGAGATTTACGAGTTTGTTCATTACGTGCATATGGGGCATAAGATGACTTCAGGTGCATTTGGTTCCGCCTTTTACACGCTAGTCGGGTTCCACGGAGCGCACGTGTTGTTCGGGATTATCTGGATTGCGACGATTCAGCTTCAGACTGTGAAAAAAGGTCTGACGGTTGTTACGGCTCCGAAGTTCTATCTAGCTAGCTTGTACTGGCACTTCATCGACGTCGTATGGGTATTCATCTTTACCGTGGTATACCTCATGGGTATGATCGGTGGAAAGGTGGGGTAA